Proteins from a genomic interval of uncultured Methanocorpusculum sp.:
- a CDS encoding ATP-binding protein — MIQVAVISGKGGTGKTMLTSSLSRLLKGSLVLADCDVDAANMALVQNPRLLRTDPFMGMKAAVIDSAVCTECGTCRDYCRFNAVDLDGESYRINPSRCEGCAVCTLVCPANAVTMQPRQTGVILYLEISCGHLVHARLVPGAGNSGLLVHAVKKTALERDGDADMFLVDGPPGTGCPLISSVSGMNAVLVVTEPSVSGLHDLKRVVTVCRQFRPKIFVVVNRYDLDPLHTEEIESYCREEALPLLAKIPFDPAVIGAIRAGVPVTDFGESPASRAIRVLADDLKMELTQLNAC; from the coding sequence ATGATTCAGGTAGCTGTGATCAGCGGGAAAGGTGGCACGGGAAAGACGATGCTCACCTCTTCTCTATCCCGTCTGCTGAAAGGATCTCTTGTACTTGCGGACTGCGATGTGGATGCTGCAAATATGGCTCTTGTCCAGAATCCTCGCCTGCTCCGAACCGATCCGTTCATGGGAATGAAGGCGGCAGTGATTGATTCGGCAGTATGTACGGAGTGCGGTACGTGCAGAGATTACTGCCGCTTTAATGCTGTTGATCTGGATGGTGAGTCATATAGGATCAATCCATCCCGCTGTGAAGGATGCGCGGTCTGCACACTGGTCTGCCCTGCCAACGCGGTGACTATGCAGCCAAGGCAGACCGGTGTGATTCTGTATTTGGAGATTTCGTGCGGTCATCTTGTTCATGCCAGACTCGTACCCGGTGCCGGAAATTCCGGTCTGCTTGTTCACGCAGTGAAGAAAACGGCACTCGAACGTGACGGGGATGCGGATATGTTTCTGGTTGACGGTCCGCCTGGAACCGGCTGTCCTCTGATTTCGTCAGTCAGCGGCATGAATGCAGTGCTTGTGGTCACAGAACCGAGTGTCTCGGGTCTTCATGATCTGAAAAGGGTCGTCACCGTTTGCCGTCAGTTCCGTCCAAAAATCTTTGTTGTTGTGAATCGATACGATCTGGATCCGTTACATACAGAAGAGATTGAATCCTACTGCCGTGAGGAAGCCCTTCCTCTTCTTGCAAAGATTCCTTTTGATCCTGCAGTGATAGGTGCGATACGTGCGGGAGTCCCGGTCACCGATTTTGGTGAATCACCGGCATCGCGAGCAATCCGTGTATTGGCAGACGATTTAAAAATGGAATTGACCCAGCTTAACGCCTGCTGA
- a CDS encoding TIGR04084 family radical SAM/SPASM domain-containing protein, whose product MFEEEDPAGNSPGTIDDTICENLSFPLVDLYAFLAKDPNAVLTFIGGEPLLRSDLVMEIMDHAPVKRFMLQTNGTLLGKLPSEYTNRFETILLSIDGEKELTDRHRGEGMYDLVLGTAELIRANGYAGELIARMTVAEDTDIFSAVTHLAEHFSSIHWQMDADFTGDFSRRRFAAWSEGYNAGIRRLVAEWVSRIETTGIVPKWYPFLSTTEDLLLGRSSKLRCGSGYVNYSIMTNGRIAPCPIMVGMADYYAGDIKNADPLSLPEIPIQEPCLSCDIYGFCGGRCLYSNIVRPWRDEYQLVCGAVRNLHDALMENIPRIRSMIEEGRLDMDAFVHTRYNGCEIIP is encoded by the coding sequence ATGTTCGAGGAGGAAGACCCTGCCGGGAATTCTCCGGGCACGATTGATGATACGATCTGCGAGAATCTGTCGTTTCCGTTAGTGGATCTCTACGCGTTTCTCGCAAAGGATCCCAACGCCGTTCTCACGTTTATCGGTGGCGAGCCGCTCCTTCGATCCGATCTGGTTATGGAGATCATGGATCATGCGCCGGTAAAACGGTTCATGCTCCAGACGAACGGAACTCTTCTTGGAAAACTCCCCTCTGAATACACAAACCGTTTCGAGACGATCCTTCTCTCAATCGACGGGGAAAAGGAGTTGACCGACAGGCATCGTGGCGAGGGAATGTATGATCTCGTGCTTGGCACAGCAGAACTGATCCGTGCCAACGGATACGCCGGCGAGCTTATCGCCAGAATGACCGTGGCAGAGGACACGGATATTTTTTCTGCCGTCACCCATCTTGCAGAACATTTCAGTTCGATCCACTGGCAGATGGATGCGGATTTTACCGGAGACTTCTCCCGTCGAAGGTTTGCCGCGTGGAGCGAGGGATATAATGCCGGCATCCGCCGGCTTGTTGCCGAGTGGGTTTCGCGTATCGAGACAACGGGTATTGTTCCAAAATGGTATCCGTTTCTTTCGACGACCGAGGATCTCCTGCTTGGCCGCTCCTCAAAACTCAGGTGCGGCTCGGGATACGTGAATTACAGCATTATGACCAACGGCCGGATCGCTCCCTGTCCGATTATGGTGGGAATGGCGGATTATTATGCGGGCGATATCAAAAATGCCGATCCGCTTTCCTTACCGGAAATTCCTATTCAGGAACCGTGTCTTTCCTGTGATATTTACGGATTCTGTGGAGGCCGTTGTCTTTACTCGAATATTGTTCGTCCGTGGCGTGATGAATATCAGCTGGTCTGCGGGGCCGTTAGAAACCTGCACGATGCTCTTATGGAAAATATCCCCCGCATCCGGTCGATGATCGAAGAAGGCAGACTTGACATGGATGCCTTTGTCCACACACGATATAACGGATGCGAGATAATACCCTGA
- a CDS encoding methanogenesis marker 8 protein — translation MKDEHIIEAIGMTRIVIRDGEVVEVGEPTVDFCPLAKRFATPVDPITQESVQKNIESRIKNFGMCTKERQVLDKETFVLFGASELMSTGLRTKTLDAAVICSDGAGTVIVRTPDLVQGLGGRMSGLVSTTPHPEVMRKIEEAGGIVIDKETAKLDVLAGLARAKSEGWTKTAVTVAGFQHELAEEIRTKYPEALIIAVHTSGVTSAENAERLVASSDLVFACASKYVRGAVSKALVQGGVGVPVYAMSRTGKRLIMERLIETDQQILVKNTKLPVEDMGKQPEP, via the coding sequence ATGAAAGACGAACATATTATCGAGGCAATCGGAATGACGCGTATCGTCATCAGGGATGGAGAGGTTGTGGAGGTAGGAGAGCCGACCGTTGATTTTTGTCCTCTTGCAAAACGATTTGCCACACCAGTTGACCCGATAACACAGGAGTCGGTTCAAAAGAACATCGAGTCGCGAATCAAAAACTTCGGAATGTGCACAAAAGAACGGCAGGTTCTTGACAAGGAGACCTTCGTTCTCTTCGGTGCATCCGAACTTATGAGCACGGGTCTCAGAACAAAGACGCTTGACGCAGCGGTCATCTGCTCAGACGGCGCAGGAACGGTTATTGTTCGAACTCCCGATCTTGTTCAGGGACTCGGCGGAAGGATGTCAGGTCTTGTTTCAACAACTCCCCATCCTGAAGTAATGAGAAAAATAGAGGAGGCAGGCGGCATCGTCATCGACAAAGAGACCGCTAAACTCGACGTCCTTGCAGGACTTGCACGGGCAAAATCCGAAGGATGGACGAAAACAGCAGTCACGGTTGCGGGATTCCAGCATGAACTCGCAGAAGAGATCCGCACAAAATATCCTGAAGCACTGATAATAGCAGTTCACACATCCGGGGTTACAAGCGCCGAAAATGCAGAGAGGCTGGTCGCCTCCTCCGACCTGGTCTTTGCCTGTGCCTCGAAGTATGTTCGTGGTGCCGTGTCCAAAGCATTGGTACAAGGAGGAGTGGGCGTGCCGGTATATGCCATGAGCCGGACAGGAAAACGTCTGATCATGGAAAGACTGATTGAAACGGATCAGCAGATCCTGGTGAAAAACACCAAACTTCCGGTCGAGGATATGGGAAAACAGCCGGAACCTTAA
- a CDS encoding heparan-alpha-glucosaminide N-acetyltransferase domain-containing protein, producing the protein MDRYDIRININPMRGSRYFELDAARGIALILLIIYHILFCLYFFGTGLVPWFNPYTMSGAPIAFLFIVIAGISLVLSTGRETSPVKAAKKLFLRSLYLLCIAAMITLVTWIVYPEEVVVFGILHLIGVATILSIPFVVLKVKPYVPLVFGIICIVLSPLVSMLRGRLF; encoded by the coding sequence ATGGATAGATATGATATCCGCATCAACATAAATCCAATGAGAGGGTCACGCTACTTCGAACTGGACGCTGCACGCGGAATTGCCCTCATTTTATTGATCATCTATCATATTCTCTTCTGTCTGTACTTTTTCGGCACGGGACTTGTCCCCTGGTTCAATCCGTATACCATGTCGGGTGCGCCGATCGCTTTTCTCTTTATCGTGATTGCTGGCATATCCCTCGTTTTATCTACCGGCCGCGAAACAAGTCCGGTAAAGGCGGCGAAGAAACTCTTTCTCCGGTCTCTTTATCTTCTCTGCATTGCTGCGATGATTACCCTGGTGACCTGGATCGTTTACCCTGAAGAGGTCGTCGTCTTCGGTATTCTTCATCTGATCGGCGTTGCCACGATACTTTCCATCCCGTTTGTCGTGCTGAAAGTCAAACCGTATGTCCCCCTCGTGTTTGGCATAATCTGTATCGTTCTCTCTCCTCTCGTCTCAATGCTGAGGGGCCGGCTTTTCTGA
- a CDS encoding heparan-alpha-glucosaminide N-acetyltransferase domain-containing protein: MALGQVIYKCGFRRGILTRLGEMPRGLAPLCFLGRHTLIIYIVHVPIIIGVLFLLGLVSL; encoded by the coding sequence GTGGCTCTTGGTCAGGTCATCTATAAATGCGGTTTCCGCCGCGGAATCCTCACCCGGCTCGGTGAAATGCCTCGGGGACTTGCCCCTCTTTGCTTTCTTGGACGTCATACACTGATCATCTATATCGTCCATGTGCCGATCATCATCGGCGTCTTATTCCTGCTTGGTCTCGTCAGCCTGTAA
- the pscS gene encoding O-phospho-L-seryl-tRNA:Cys-tRNA synthase, with protein MKCCDNIDARMVDETSINLDPIQVAGRLTPEAMKAMISWGDGYSVCDNCRKPFRLDYIENPPLKDFHVDVAEWLGMAQARTIPGARRGFQQVAGTYVEKGDPVLIGALAHYTSYLSVELQQGLVREIPKTADNHITAEDTANRIEDVLREFGTAPKLLFIDHVDYQFGNMHDVKGIVKVAHQYDIPVLYNGVYTVGVMPVNGKELGVDFIVGSGHKSMAAPAPSGILAATEERADEVFRTTQMEGDLTGRKFGIKELGILGCSLMGAPIVGLLASFPTVKARVEHFDEELANSKIIVEALRSIEGTKILSEYPRKHTLTRVDTTGSFDQVAQTHKKRGFFLSSALGKKGITGIIPGATKVWKFNTYGMTRKQAEYVADTYLEIAETNGLTIN; from the coding sequence ATGAAATGCTGTGATAATATCGACGCACGCATGGTCGACGAGACCTCCATCAATCTTGATCCGATCCAGGTTGCGGGTCGTCTGACGCCTGAGGCGATGAAAGCGATGATCTCCTGGGGAGACGGTTACTCGGTCTGTGACAACTGCAGAAAACCGTTCCGCCTGGATTATATCGAGAATCCGCCGCTGAAGGATTTCCATGTCGATGTTGCTGAGTGGCTTGGGATGGCTCAGGCACGCACGATCCCAGGAGCACGCCGCGGTTTTCAGCAGGTCGCCGGAACCTACGTAGAAAAAGGCGATCCCGTTCTGATCGGTGCGCTTGCCCACTATACTTCGTATCTCTCCGTCGAACTTCAGCAAGGGCTCGTGCGTGAGATCCCGAAAACTGCCGACAATCATATCACCGCAGAGGATACCGCAAACCGGATCGAAGATGTTCTCCGGGAGTTTGGTACCGCGCCGAAACTGCTCTTCATCGATCATGTGGATTACCAGTTCGGGAACATGCACGATGTGAAGGGCATCGTAAAAGTTGCCCACCAGTATGATATTCCCGTTCTCTACAACGGTGTTTATACCGTCGGCGTCATGCCGGTAAATGGTAAGGAACTTGGTGTTGACTTCATTGTTGGATCTGGTCACAAAAGCATGGCCGCCCCAGCCCCATCGGGAATTCTTGCCGCGACCGAAGAGCGGGCCGATGAGGTTTTCCGTACGACGCAGATGGAAGGCGACCTCACGGGGAGAAAATTCGGCATCAAAGAGCTGGGGATCCTTGGATGTTCCCTGATGGGTGCTCCAATCGTCGGACTTCTTGCTTCCTTCCCGACAGTGAAGGCACGTGTTGAACACTTCGATGAGGAACTTGCCAACAGTAAGATCATTGTCGAGGCACTTCGCTCCATCGAGGGAACAAAGATCCTTTCCGAGTACCCGAGAAAACACACGCTTACCCGCGTGGACACCACCGGTTCGTTTGATCAGGTCGCGCAGACCCACAAGAAGCGCGGTTTTTTCCTCTCGAGTGCTCTTGGAAAGAAGGGAATCACCGGTATTATTCCCGGCGCCACCAAGGTGTGGAAGTTCAATACCTACGGAATGACTAGAAAGCAGGCCGAGTATGTAGCGGATACATATCTTGAGATCGCGGAAACGAATGGTCTGACCATCAATTGA
- the ablA gene encoding lysine 2,3-aminomutase: MTLQTESAEKTADAETQTNESGAFSKGRYAGIDDGEYWKNWKWQVRHAVRSIDMVQKVLGITFDPKEREELQKTVEKFPISITPYYLSLIDTEDYRNDPIFRQAFPSPAELIVENYELSDPLAEDKDSPCECITHRYPDRVLFLVSNTCAMYCRHCTRKRKVGDKDSIPDREKILEGIAYIRENTQIRDVLLSGGDPFMLSDESLDWILTELTAIPHVEVIRIGTRVPVVLPFRITNELVDILKKHKPIWINTQFNHPKEMTPSAQAAVAKLVDAGIPLGNQSVLLARINDCLVIMKELVHQLVKNRIRPYYLYQCDLSEGISHFRTPIAKGIEIMESLIGHTSGFAVPRYVVDAPGGGGKIPVSPNYLLTWSVNKVVLRNYEGIICTYQEPAGYDRIICDQKCDACKLQLNIRNADESKVVGVAKLLADYDDTTTLIPENNERLDRREDETN; this comes from the coding sequence ATGACACTGCAGACAGAGTCTGCGGAGAAAACCGCAGACGCAGAGACGCAAACGAACGAGAGTGGTGCCTTTTCAAAGGGAAGATATGCCGGGATTGATGACGGTGAATACTGGAAAAACTGGAAATGGCAGGTCAGGCATGCGGTCAGAAGTATCGACATGGTCCAGAAGGTACTCGGAATAACGTTTGACCCAAAAGAACGAGAAGAGCTCCAGAAAACGGTCGAAAAGTTCCCAATCAGTATCACCCCGTATTACCTCTCGCTTATCGACACCGAGGATTACCGAAATGACCCGATTTTCAGGCAGGCATTCCCATCTCCTGCAGAACTCATCGTGGAAAACTATGAGCTCAGCGATCCGCTTGCAGAAGACAAAGACAGTCCGTGCGAGTGTATAACTCACAGATATCCGGATCGGGTTCTTTTTCTTGTCAGTAATACCTGTGCAATGTACTGCAGACACTGTACACGGAAACGAAAAGTCGGTGATAAAGATTCCATCCCCGATCGTGAAAAAATTCTTGAGGGGATTGCCTACATACGTGAAAACACCCAGATTCGCGACGTACTCCTTTCTGGAGGAGATCCGTTTATGTTGAGCGATGAAAGCTTGGACTGGATACTTACCGAACTTACCGCCATCCCGCATGTCGAGGTAATACGAATCGGGACAAGAGTTCCTGTTGTCCTTCCATTTAGGATCACCAATGAACTGGTCGACATCCTCAAAAAGCACAAACCGATCTGGATCAATACACAGTTCAATCATCCAAAAGAGATGACTCCGTCAGCCCAGGCAGCAGTTGCAAAACTTGTCGATGCGGGAATTCCGCTTGGAAATCAGTCGGTTCTCCTTGCACGGATTAACGACTGCCTGGTCATTATGAAAGAACTGGTACATCAACTGGTGAAAAACCGGATTCGTCCGTATTATTTGTATCAGTGCGATCTGTCAGAAGGAATCAGTCATTTCCGAACACCCATCGCGAAAGGAATCGAGATTATGGAAAGTCTGATCGGGCACACCAGCGGATTTGCCGTCCCAAGGTATGTGGTGGATGCGCCAGGAGGAGGAGGGAAGATTCCTGTATCTCCGAATTATCTGCTGACATGGTCGGTAAACAAGGTAGTTCTTCGAAACTATGAAGGAATCATCTGTACATATCAGGAGCCGGCAGGTTATGACAGAATTATCTGTGATCAGAAGTGTGATGCCTGCAAACTCCAGCTGAACATACGAAACGCAGATGAATCAAAGGTCGTCGGCGTCGCAAAACTTCTCGCTGATTATGATGATACAACCACACTGATCCCGGAAAATAACGAACGTCTTGACAGGAGGGAGGATGAAACCAACTGA
- a CDS encoding ATP-binding protein, whose translation MVAANLAFTHSSKGPVTLADCDVEEPNLHLFFPSTVQTRDVTLPIPVIDELLCTKCGKCGEFCRYGAISVLPKKLLFFADLCHSCGGCVLVCPEKAISEEPKRIGNLSVSTPAPGLKLVTGVLDIGSPLAVPIIHEVKKETAADPVVILDTAPGTSCPVVEALEGCDACLLVTESTPFGLHDLELAVDVTKRLGIPAGVVINRSDGKDDETLRFCSEHGIEVLLTIPFSREIASIHSIGDLLCRARPEWQKEFLSLFDKAKILAGVEE comes from the coding sequence ATGGTGGCAGCAAATCTGGCTTTCACCCACTCATCGAAAGGTCCTGTAACCCTCGCTGATTGTGATGTGGAAGAACCGAATCTCCACCTTTTCTTTCCTTCAACAGTCCAGACACGTGATGTAACCCTGCCGATACCCGTAATCGATGAACTGCTCTGTACCAAGTGCGGGAAGTGCGGCGAGTTCTGCCGGTATGGGGCAATCTCCGTACTGCCGAAGAAACTTCTTTTCTTTGCCGATCTGTGCCACTCCTGCGGGGGATGTGTTTTGGTTTGTCCGGAAAAGGCGATTAGCGAAGAACCAAAACGAATAGGGAATCTCTCTGTCTCAACACCCGCTCCGGGCTTGAAGCTTGTTACCGGTGTTTTGGATATCGGCAGTCCCCTCGCCGTTCCAATTATTCATGAGGTGAAAAAAGAGACCGCAGCCGATCCTGTTGTAATTCTTGACACGGCTCCTGGAACATCATGTCCGGTTGTCGAGGCACTTGAGGGGTGCGATGCATGTTTGCTTGTCACCGAATCAACACCATTTGGTCTGCACGATCTCGAACTTGCCGTTGATGTGACCAAGCGTCTTGGGATTCCGGCAGGCGTCGTCATCAATAGAAGTGATGGAAAGGATGACGAGACTCTCAGGTTCTGTTCTGAGCATGGTATTGAGGTTCTTCTGACCATTCCATTCAGCCGTGAAATCGCTTCTATTCACAGTATAGGTGATCTTCTCTGCAGAGCGCGGCCGGAGTGGCAGAAGGAATTTCTGTCTCTCTTTGACAAGGCCAAAATACTTGCGGGGGTAGAGGAATGA
- the ablB gene encoding putative beta-lysine N-acetyltransferase has protein sequence MKPTDSVITYGNSILQHGPFNNRIYFITLAPEDLPAIIRYADDLAEKEGYTKIVGKVPLSSAEHFFHAGYVIEASIPAFYQGREEAVFMAKYTDPARKEIKGLDKHTETLATVQKHTAHRKEGYLSEGVALRPAQTDDAENLAALFQRVFPTYPFPIFDPAYLKKSMQDNVRYFLITHGENIAASAACEVDEASLTAEMTDFAADPLYRGRGFAGILLAEMEKAMKREGIITGYTIARSISLPMNAVFAGAGYRFGGMLPNNTNISGAMESMNIWYKKL, from the coding sequence ATGAAACCAACTGATTCCGTGATCACATATGGAAACAGCATACTTCAGCACGGACCTTTCAACAACAGGATCTACTTCATAACACTTGCACCAGAGGACCTGCCGGCGATCATCAGGTATGCAGATGATCTTGCCGAAAAGGAGGGATATACCAAGATCGTTGGAAAAGTTCCCTTATCTTCTGCAGAGCATTTTTTCCATGCAGGCTACGTAATTGAAGCATCCATCCCAGCATTCTATCAGGGCAGAGAAGAGGCAGTATTCATGGCGAAATACACCGACCCTGCCAGAAAAGAGATCAAAGGATTAGACAAACATACAGAGACGCTTGCTACAGTTCAGAAGCATACTGCTCATCGAAAGGAAGGATATCTCTCGGAAGGGGTCGCCCTTCGGCCCGCACAAACAGATGATGCCGAAAATCTTGCAGCCTTGTTTCAACGGGTCTTTCCAACGTACCCTTTCCCAATATTCGATCCTGCATATCTCAAAAAATCCATGCAGGACAACGTACGCTATTTTCTCATCACGCACGGAGAGAACATTGCTGCATCAGCGGCATGCGAAGTTGATGAAGCGAGCCTGACTGCAGAGATGACGGATTTTGCAGCAGATCCCTTGTATCGCGGCAGGGGATTTGCAGGTATCCTGCTTGCCGAGATGGAAAAGGCTATGAAGCGAGAAGGAATCATCACAGGATATACCATCGCCAGATCGATTTCTCTCCCTATGAATGCAGTTTTTGCAGGGGCTGGTTACCGATTTGGCGGGATGCTTCCAAACAACACCAACATAAGCGGAGCAATGGAGAGCATGAATATCTGGTACAAAAAACTTTAA
- a CDS encoding KamA family radical SAM protein, with protein MKPKYITSISALDNLVGLAPKEREMMERVTDVFPFRANDYYLSLIDWKDRRDPIKAIIIPNPRELESGGSNDPSCEKDYTKKPGLQHKYDQTGLLLLTDVCGGICRFCFRKRLFMSCERETVKDVSENLEYIRQHKEITNVLLTGGDPLTLGTRHLESVLRELREIPHVSIIRIGSKMLAYNPYRILNDAELLYVLSRYSTPEKRIYLMAHFNHPNEITDVSIQAAEALQKSGVIVVNQTPILNGINAESETLTALFRKLSFAGISPYYVFQCRPATGNGLFQVPVEQSYDIIQGAWKNCSGLAKRARFIMSHSTGKVEVVGKDAENIFMRYHQAAENEEIGKFMTFPTNPKATWFDDYLADPTLEMEQSTSINRILR; from the coding sequence ATGAAACCAAAGTACATTACATCTATTTCTGCGCTTGACAATCTTGTTGGGCTTGCTCCCAAAGAACGGGAGATGATGGAGAGAGTGACCGACGTATTTCCGTTTCGGGCCAACGATTATTATCTATCACTTATCGACTGGAAAGACCGGAGGGACCCGATCAAAGCTATCATCATTCCCAACCCCCGTGAACTTGAATCCGGCGGATCAAATGACCCATCCTGTGAAAAAGACTACACCAAAAAACCCGGCCTTCAGCACAAATATGATCAGACCGGACTTCTGCTTTTGACCGATGTCTGTGGCGGAATATGCCGTTTCTGTTTTCGAAAACGCCTTTTTATGTCCTGCGAACGCGAGACGGTGAAAGATGTCTCCGAGAATCTCGAGTATATTCGTCAGCACAAGGAGATCACCAATGTACTTCTCACCGGCGGGGATCCACTGACCCTAGGCACCAGGCATCTCGAATCCGTGCTCCGTGAACTTCGCGAGATCCCGCATGTAAGCATCATTCGGATCGGAAGTAAGATGCTGGCATACAATCCTTACCGTATCCTCAACGATGCTGAACTTCTTTATGTTCTCTCCCGATACAGCACCCCAGAAAAGAGAATATATCTGATGGCACACTTCAACCATCCTAATGAGATCACGGATGTCTCCATTCAGGCGGCAGAGGCGCTGCAGAAATCCGGTGTGATCGTTGTCAATCAGACACCGATCCTTAATGGAATCAATGCCGAATCGGAGACGCTTACGGCACTTTTCCGAAAACTTTCCTTCGCAGGAATCTCGCCCTACTATGTCTTCCAGTGCCGGCCGGCGACCGGAAACGGACTATTTCAGGTCCCGGTCGAACAGTCCTATGACATCATTCAAGGAGCTTGGAAAAACTGTTCGGGTCTTGCAAAACGTGCGAGATTCATCATGTCCCACTCGACCGGAAAAGTCGAGGTAGTTGGGAAAGATGCCGAAAACATCTTCATGCGATATCATCAGGCGGCAGAAAACGAGGAAATTGGAAAGTTCATGACCTTCCCGACGAACCCAAAAGCAACTTGGTTCGATGATTATCTTGCAGACCCGACACTGGAAATGGAACAATCCACATCTATAAATCGAATCCTAAGATAG
- a CDS encoding DUF364 domain-containing protein: MSKHTIIDDLLATLPNKPVPVRSVHVGAHWTAVCSTRCGLATTIIGDNCHDHKTVVRDAGSLHLKSAQELAEYAKSNYPLEASIGIAAINSLLDMDERNAVEMNASQVLMEKGAGKNVALVGHFPFIPKLRDSVKNLWVLELNPTEDDYPAQAASELIPKADIVALTASSLINHTMDNLLELCDPDALVMILGPSTPLSPVLFDRGANIVAGSRVLDENDVLHAIAQGSTFQQVTGVKLLTFTHP; the protein is encoded by the coding sequence ATGAGTAAACATACAATCATTGATGACTTGCTTGCAACTCTGCCGAACAAACCCGTACCGGTTCGGTCTGTTCACGTCGGTGCCCACTGGACTGCTGTTTGCAGCACACGCTGCGGTCTGGCTACAACGATAATTGGAGACAATTGTCACGATCACAAAACTGTTGTGCGTGATGCCGGATCCCTGCACTTGAAAAGTGCTCAGGAACTTGCCGAATATGCAAAATCGAATTATCCGTTAGAAGCCAGTATTGGTATAGCTGCTATCAACTCGCTTCTGGATATGGATGAACGAAACGCTGTAGAAATGAATGCATCTCAAGTTCTTATGGAAAAAGGCGCCGGGAAAAACGTAGCGCTTGTCGGGCATTTTCCCTTCATACCAAAACTCCGGGATAGTGTAAAAAATCTCTGGGTCCTCGAACTCAATCCGACAGAAGATGACTACCCCGCGCAGGCTGCCAGTGAGTTGATTCCAAAGGCCGACATTGTCGCACTCACCGCAAGTTCTCTGATAAATCATACAATGGACAACCTGCTTGAGCTCTGCGATCCGGACGCACTGGTCATGATTCTTGGACCAAGCACACCCCTCTCGCCGGTATTGTTCGACCGGGGAGCAAACATCGTTGCGGGATCACGTGTTCTGGATGAAAACGACGTCCTTCACGCCATTGCACAGGGATCAACGTTCCAGCAGGTAACCGGGGTTAAACTGTTGACCTTTACACACCCATAA
- a CDS encoding sulfite exporter TauE/SafE family protein — protein MEPVFICILIGTGLLAGFMSGLLGVGGGFLYAPVMYFVLRQSGVPDDMAILVAFGTSLAAAFPTVLTGAVGHTKKGNVVWRDAVIMGLCGTVTGFIGGTVATYLPVQILTILFSVMLILGAIRLVTCLPSGTGEKMPAPLAGGIGGTAGFMSGLLGVGGGTILVPLMVLLGKFSMKKAAATSAAAIVFITLGGILSYLVNGFSAGINLSEYGFYLIGYIDVLMWAILVITAIPMVLFAVRISGRVPEVWLLRIFFILMLVIAIRMLLP, from the coding sequence ATGGAACCCGTCTTCATCTGTATTCTGATCGGAACCGGCCTTCTTGCCGGTTTTATGTCCGGCCTTCTGGGTGTTGGCGGCGGATTTTTGTATGCTCCGGTGATGTATTTCGTTCTTCGCCAGTCTGGTGTCCCCGATGATATGGCGATTTTGGTGGCATTCGGGACCAGTCTTGCCGCGGCATTCCCAACCGTTTTGACCGGCGCCGTTGGTCATACAAAAAAAGGAAATGTTGTCTGGCGGGACGCCGTTATCATGGGGTTATGTGGTACGGTGACTGGATTCATCGGCGGTACTGTCGCCACCTATCTGCCGGTTCAGATTCTCACGATTCTTTTTAGCGTGATGCTGATACTTGGTGCGATCCGGCTGGTTACTTGTCTTCCATCAGGTACGGGTGAGAAAATGCCCGCTCCTCTTGCTGGCGGGATCGGCGGTACCGCTGGATTCATGTCGGGACTTCTGGGCGTTGGCGGCGGAACTATTCTTGTACCGCTTATGGTACTTCTTGGAAAATTTTCGATGAAAAAAGCGGCGGCAACCTCTGCAGCCGCAATCGTCTTTATAACCCTTGGTGGAATCCTCTCGTATCTGGTGAATGGTTTTTCGGCCGGGATTAATCTCTCCGAATACGGATTTTATCTAATCGGCTACATTGACGTCCTAATGTGGGCAATCCTCGTAATTACGGCAATACCTATGGTGTTGTTTGCCGTCAGAATCTCGGGTCGCGTGCCTGAGGTCTGGCTTCTGCGCATATTCTTTATCCTGATGCTGGTGATCGCCATCCGGATGCTGCTTCCGTGA